A stretch of the Victivallis lenta genome encodes the following:
- a CDS encoding MGMT family protein: protein MTGETAGYEALVCELVAAIPRGCVATYGQIAFLTGHPRRSRMVGRAVSRVPAGRRLPCHRVVNHAGRTAPGWPEQRALLEREGVRFKPNGCVDLDRHLWAAFPLPE from the coding sequence GTGACAGGTGAAACCGCCGGATACGAAGCGCTCGTCTGCGAGCTGGTCGCCGCCATTCCGCGCGGCTGCGTCGCCACCTATGGGCAGATCGCGTTTTTGACCGGCCACCCGCGCCGTTCGCGCATGGTCGGCCGGGCCGTCTCCCGCGTTCCGGCCGGCCGGAGACTGCCGTGCCACCGGGTCGTGAACCATGCCGGGCGCACCGCTCCGGGCTGGCCGGAGCAGCGCGCGTTGCTCGAGCGCGAAGGTGTCCGTTTCAAGCCGAACGGCTGTGTCGACCTCGACCGCCATCTGTGGGCCGCGTTTCCGCTGCCGGAGTGA